One part of the Desulfobacterales bacterium genome encodes these proteins:
- the der gene encoding ribosome biogenesis GTPase Der gives MKPIVAIVGRPNVGKSTLFNRITKKRDAIVDDIPGVTRDSHYADAKWDDIEFTLIDTGGFIEKDGDAFSDDIKILVKQAVEESDVIIALFDGKNGLSPFDFDIANMLRGASKPIFFVVNKIDCFKHEDNIYDYHQLGIEKLYSISAEHGHGIYDLLDEIIKTFPLDNYKESDEYENIIKIAIVGRPNVGKSSIVNKILNKKRMLVSDIPGTTRDSIDSLFEIDGQKYLLIDTAGIRKKSKVSEKLEKFSIIKALTSLERCHIALIVLDAEQGVSDQDIKIAGYAFERGRACIFLINKWDLIEKDGKAEKEFFEKIRYEAKFLQFAPMLTVSALTGKRILKIFPVVNEIYKQYSTRISTSQVNKIFEHALESTQPPMVKGKRIKVYFSSQTSVKPPTFVCFSNYPESIHFSYERYLVNQIREQSGLDKTPIRIFFRQRTSNKT, from the coding sequence ATGAAACCGATTGTAGCTATAGTAGGACGACCGAATGTTGGTAAATCCACTCTGTTTAACCGTATAACAAAAAAACGTGATGCAATTGTAGATGATATACCTGGCGTTACAAGGGATAGTCACTATGCTGATGCAAAATGGGATGATATCGAATTTACTCTTATTGACACAGGCGGTTTTATAGAAAAAGATGGAGATGCTTTTTCTGATGATATTAAAATTTTAGTAAAACAAGCGGTAGAAGAATCCGATGTTATAATAGCCCTTTTTGATGGTAAAAATGGTCTATCTCCTTTTGATTTTGATATAGCTAATATGCTCAGAGGCGCATCTAAACCTATATTTTTTGTGGTAAACAAGATTGACTGCTTTAAGCATGAAGACAATATTTATGATTATCATCAGCTCGGGATAGAAAAATTATACTCTATATCAGCAGAGCATGGACATGGAATTTATGACCTCCTTGATGAAATAATAAAAACTTTCCCTTTAGACAATTACAAAGAAAGTGATGAATATGAAAATATCATAAAAATTGCTATTGTAGGAAGACCAAATGTAGGGAAATCTTCTATAGTTAATAAAATTCTTAATAAAAAAAGAATGCTTGTAAGTGATATTCCTGGAACAACAAGGGATTCCATAGATAGTTTATTTGAAATAGATGGGCAAAAATATCTATTAATAGATACTGCTGGAATTAGAAAAAAATCAAAGGTTTCTGAAAAACTTGAGAAATTTTCTATAATTAAAGCTTTAACAAGTCTTGAAAGATGTCATATTGCCCTTATTGTTTTGGACGCTGAACAAGGAGTTTCTGACCAGGACATCAAAATAGCTGGATACGCTTTTGAAAGAGGGAGAGCTTGTATATTTTTAATAAATAAATGGGATTTAATTGAAAAAGATGGGAAAGCTGAAAAAGAATTTTTTGAAAAAATAAGATATGAAGCCAAATTTCTTCAGTTTGCTCCAATGCTTACAGTTTCAGCGTTAACCGGCAAAAGAATCCTGAAAATTTTTCCTGTTGTTAATGAAATTTATAAGCAATATTCAACTCGGATATCTACTAGCCAAGTAAATAAAATATTTGAACATGCTTTGGAATCAACTCAGCCTCCTATGGTTAAAGGAAAACGAATAAAAGTTTATTTTTCATCTCAAACTTCTGTAAAACCGCCTACTTTTGTGTGTTTTTCCAATTATCCAGAATCAATTCATTTTTCTTATGAGCGATATTTAGTTAATCAAATTAGAGAGCAAAGCGGCCTTGATAAAACTCCTATACGTATATTTTTTAGACAAAGAACAAGCAATAAAACGTAA